From Sphingomonas hengshuiensis, one genomic window encodes:
- a CDS encoding DnaJ C-terminal domain-containing protein gives MADPYTILGVERGASEAEIKKAYRKLAKELHPDKNKDNPKATARFSEVTQAYDLLTDADKRARFDRGEIDGDGNPAAPFGYGGGQQGGFQPSGFGGGDADMSDIFEGLFGGAGRRGGGGFSGGFGGFGRRPAPKGANVAYRLAVAFEDAAKLAPQRITLRDGKTIDLKLPAGVETGTQMRLGGKGEEGPGGPGDAIVTIEVQPHRFYERVGDDIRVDLPVTLTEAVLGGQVRVPTPDGPVMLTVPKGSSSGKVLRLKGRAFHRKAGGRGDLLVTLMVELPADDAALTAFAQGWEDKGNPRARMGV, from the coding sequence ATGGCCGATCCGTACACAATCCTGGGTGTCGAGCGCGGCGCGAGCGAAGCCGAGATCAAGAAGGCCTATCGCAAGCTCGCCAAGGAACTGCACCCCGACAAGAACAAGGACAATCCCAAGGCCACCGCGCGGTTCAGCGAGGTGACCCAGGCCTATGACCTGCTGACCGACGCCGACAAGCGCGCGCGGTTCGACCGGGGCGAGATCGATGGCGACGGCAATCCGGCGGCCCCGTTCGGCTATGGCGGCGGGCAGCAGGGCGGGTTCCAGCCGAGCGGCTTCGGCGGTGGCGATGCCGATATGAGCGATATTTTCGAAGGGCTGTTCGGCGGCGCCGGGCGGCGCGGCGGCGGCGGGTTCAGCGGCGGCTTTGGCGGGTTCGGGCGGCGTCCGGCGCCGAAGGGCGCCAATGTCGCCTATCGGCTGGCGGTGGCGTTCGAGGACGCGGCCAAGCTGGCGCCGCAGCGGATCACGCTGCGCGACGGCAAGACGATCGACCTGAAGCTGCCCGCGGGGGTCGAGACCGGCACCCAGATGCGGCTGGGCGGCAAGGGCGAGGAAGGGCCGGGCGGCCCCGGCGACGCGATCGTCACGATCGAAGTCCAGCCGCACCGATTCTATGAGCGGGTCGGCGACGATATCCGCGTCGATTTGCCGGTGACGCTGACCGAGGCGGTGCTGGGCGGCCAGGTGCGCGTGCCGACCCCCGATGGCCCGGTGATGCTGACGGTGCCCAAGGGATCGAGCTCGGGCAAGGTGCTGCGGCTCAAGGGTCGAGCGTTCCATCGCAAGGCCGGGGGGCGGGGCGACCTGCTCGTGACGCTGATGGTCGAGCTGCCCGCCGACGACGCGGCGCTGACCGCGTTTGCGCAGGGATGGGAGGACAAGGGGAACCCGCGGGCCCGCATGGGCGTCTGA
- the aroC gene encoding chorismate synthase, whose product MSYNTFGRVFRFTTWGESHGPALGAVVDGCPPGLTLSEADIQPFLDKRRPGTSRFTTQRQEPDQVRILSGVFEGRTTGTPIALHIDNVDQRSKDYSEVAKAYRPGHADYAYDAKYGFRDYRGGGRSSARETAARVAAGAVARAVIPEVTILAWVEAIGGDSIDYAHFHAAEIGNNPFFCPDPHAAKRWEALVDSARKAGSSLGAVVVCEAIGVPPGWGAPLYAKLDSELAAACMSINAVKGVEIGDGFAAAALSGEQNADAMRPGADGAPRFLANHAGGIAGGISTGQPVRVRVAFKPTSSILTPVETVTRDGEAAEILTKGRHDPCVGIRGVPVVEAMMALVLADQKLLHRAQIG is encoded by the coding sequence ATGAGCTACAATACCTTCGGTCGCGTATTCCGCTTCACCACCTGGGGCGAGAGCCATGGGCCTGCGCTGGGCGCGGTTGTCGATGGTTGTCCGCCGGGGCTGACGCTGTCGGAGGCCGACATCCAGCCTTTCCTCGACAAGCGCCGCCCCGGCACCTCGCGCTTCACCACGCAGCGGCAGGAGCCCGACCAGGTCCGCATCCTCTCCGGCGTGTTCGAAGGGCGCACTACCGGCACGCCGATCGCGCTGCACATCGACAATGTCGACCAGCGGTCGAAGGATTATTCGGAGGTCGCCAAGGCCTATCGCCCCGGCCATGCCGATTATGCCTATGACGCCAAATACGGCTTTCGCGACTATCGCGGCGGCGGGCGGTCGTCGGCGCGCGAGACCGCGGCGCGGGTCGCGGCAGGGGCGGTGGCGCGCGCGGTGATCCCCGAAGTGACGATCCTCGCCTGGGTCGAGGCGATCGGCGGCGATTCGATCGACTATGCCCATTTCCATGCCGCCGAGATCGGCAACAACCCGTTCTTCTGCCCCGACCCCCATGCCGCCAAACGCTGGGAAGCGCTGGTCGATAGCGCGCGCAAGGCGGGGTCGTCGCTCGGCGCGGTGGTGGTGTGCGAGGCGATCGGCGTGCCGCCGGGCTGGGGCGCACCGCTCTATGCCAAGCTCGACAGCGAACTGGCGGCGGCATGCATGTCGATCAACGCCGTCAAGGGCGTCGAGATCGGCGACGGCTTCGCCGCGGCGGCGCTGAGCGGCGAGCAGAATGCCGATGCGATGCGCCCTGGCGCCGACGGAGCGCCGCGTTTCCTCGCCAACCATGCCGGCGGGATCGCGGGTGGCATCTCCACCGGCCAGCCGGTGCGGGTCCGCGTCGCGTTCAAGCCGACCAGCTCGATCCTGACACCGGTCGAGACCGTCACGCGCGACGGCGAGGCGGCGGAGATCCTGACCAAGGGGCGGCACGACCCGTGCGTCGGGATTCGCGGGGTTCCGGTGGTGGAGGCGATGATGGCACTGGTGCTGGCGGACCAGAAACTGCTGCATCGCGCGCAGATCGGCTGA
- a CDS encoding YihY/virulence factor BrkB family protein — protein sequence MNTGKSEEATAAPAKPGIGARIRALLGKAGATPRFFAVIGRVAVGTFNEGFTYAGNLAYLSLVTLFPFVIVAAAIAQLVGRNAEGLRTLEAFLQTVPPDVADVLRKPATDVLQARTGNLLWFGAIVGLWTTAGFIETLRGILRQAYRVQSSTPFWRDRLGSIGMIIASVILAMAAFSVQVILTGIEQFLYRLLPWASNAQAIVSFTKLAPAVVLFGALYMLFYSLTPGKYRRAKCPKWPGALFTTIWWMSVTAALPWVLSTLGSYDLTYGSLAGVMIALIFFFLVGLGLVVGAELNAALAETPSDGLEESAKQEV from the coding sequence GTGAACACAGGGAAATCCGAAGAAGCCACTGCGGCCCCGGCCAAGCCGGGAATCGGCGCGCGCATCCGCGCGCTGCTGGGCAAGGCCGGGGCGACGCCGCGTTTCTTCGCGGTGATCGGCCGGGTGGCGGTGGGCACGTTCAACGAGGGGTTCACCTATGCGGGGAACCTGGCCTATCTCTCGCTGGTCACATTGTTCCCGTTCGTGATCGTCGCGGCGGCGATCGCGCAGCTGGTCGGGCGCAATGCCGAGGGGCTGCGGACGCTCGAGGCGTTTCTCCAGACGGTGCCCCCCGATGTCGCCGACGTGCTGCGCAAGCCCGCGACCGACGTGCTCCAGGCGCGCACCGGCAATCTTTTGTGGTTCGGCGCGATCGTCGGGCTGTGGACCACCGCGGGGTTCATCGAGACGCTGCGCGGCATCCTGCGCCAGGCCTATCGCGTCCAGTCGAGCACACCGTTCTGGCGCGATCGGCTGGGCTCGATCGGGATGATCATCGCGTCGGTGATCCTGGCGATGGCGGCGTTCAGCGTCCAGGTGATCCTGACGGGTATCGAGCAGTTCCTGTACCGGCTGCTGCCCTGGGCATCGAATGCGCAGGCGATCGTGTCGTTCACCAAGCTGGCCCCGGCGGTGGTGCTGTTCGGCGCGCTGTACATGCTGTTCTATTCGCTCACGCCCGGAAAGTATCGCCGCGCCAAATGCCCGAAATGGCCGGGGGCCCTGTTTACCACCATCTGGTGGATGTCGGTGACCGCGGCGCTGCCCTGGGTGCTCAGCACCCTGGGCAGCTACGACCTGACCTATGGCAGCCTTGCCGGGGTGATGATCGCGCTGATCTTCTTCTTTCTGGTCGGTCTCGGGCTGGTCGTCGGCGCCGAGCTCAACGCGGCTCTGGCGGAAACGCCTTCGGACGGTCTAGAGGAGTCGGCGAAGCAGGAGGTTTAG
- a CDS encoding adenylosuccinate synthase: MANVAVIGAQWGDEGKGKIVDWLAERADVVVRFQGGHNAGHTLVVGEKVYKLSLLPSGIVRGTPSVIGNGVVLDPWALKAEVEKLRGQGVEVTPDTLKIADTCPLILPFHRDLDGLREDASGSGKIGTTRRGIGPAYEDKVGRRAIRVCDLAHLDDLGPQLDRLAAHHDALRAGFGEPPIDRAALVEELREIAGFVLPFAEPVWRMLHEARGRGRRILFEGAQGVLLDIDHGTYPFVTSSNTVAGTAAAGTGLGPNAVGFVLGIAKAYTTRVGSGPFPTEQDNETGERLGTRGHEFGTVTGRKRRCGWLDAVLLRQSAAVSGITGIALTKIDVLDGFETVSICTGYRLRGETLDYYPSNAQDQAAVEPVYETMPGWSESTAGARSWADLPAQAIKYIRRIEELIQCPVALVSTSPERDDTILVRDPFAD; the protein is encoded by the coding sequence ATGGCAAATGTCGCAGTAATCGGTGCCCAGTGGGGCGATGAAGGCAAGGGCAAGATCGTCGACTGGCTCGCGGAGCGCGCCGATGTCGTGGTCCGCTTCCAGGGCGGGCATAATGCCGGCCACACGCTGGTCGTGGGCGAGAAGGTGTACAAGCTCTCGCTGCTCCCCTCGGGCATCGTCCGCGGCACCCCCAGCGTGATCGGCAACGGCGTGGTGCTCGATCCCTGGGCGCTCAAGGCCGAGGTCGAGAAGCTGCGCGGCCAGGGCGTCGAGGTGACCCCCGATACGCTCAAGATCGCCGACACCTGCCCGCTGATCCTGCCGTTCCACCGCGACCTGGACGGGCTGCGCGAGGATGCGAGCGGATCGGGCAAGATCGGCACGACGCGGCGCGGCATCGGCCCGGCCTATGAGGACAAGGTCGGCCGCCGCGCGATCCGCGTGTGCGACCTCGCGCATCTCGACGATCTGGGGCCGCAGCTCGATCGCCTCGCCGCGCATCACGACGCATTGCGCGCCGGGTTCGGCGAGCCGCCGATCGATCGCGCCGCACTGGTCGAGGAGCTGCGCGAGATTGCGGGCTTCGTCCTGCCCTTTGCCGAGCCGGTGTGGCGGATGCTCCACGAAGCGCGCGGGCGCGGGCGGCGGATCCTGTTCGAGGGCGCACAGGGTGTGCTGCTCGACATCGATCACGGCACCTATCCGTTCGTGACGTCGTCGAACACCGTCGCGGGCACGGCGGCGGCGGGGACGGGCCTGGGGCCCAACGCCGTCGGCTTCGTGCTGGGCATCGCCAAGGCGTACACCACCCGCGTCGGTTCGGGTCCGTTCCCCACCGAGCAGGACAATGAAACCGGCGAGCGGCTGGGCACGCGCGGGCATGAATTCGGCACCGTCACCGGGCGCAAGCGCCGTTGCGGCTGGCTCGACGCGGTGCTGCTGCGCCAATCGGCGGCGGTATCGGGGATCACCGGCATCGCGCTGACCAAGATCGACGTGCTCGACGGATTCGAGACCGTCTCGATCTGCACCGGCTATCGCCTGCGCGGCGAGACGCTCGATTATTACCCGTCGAACGCACAGGATCAGGCGGCGGTCGAGCCGGTGTACGAGACCATGCCCGGCTGGTCCGAATCGACCGCGGGCGCGCGGAGCTGGGCCGACCTGCCGGCACAGGCGATCAAATATATCCGCCGGATCGAAGAGCTGATCCAATGCCCGGTCGCTCTGGTGTCGACCAGCCCGGAGCGCGACGACACCATCCTGGTCCGCGATCCGTTCGCGGATTGA
- the fabI gene encoding enoyl-ACP reductase FabI, whose amino-acid sequence MTELMAGKRGLIMGLANDRSLAWGIAKQLHAHGAELAFSYQGEALEKRVRPLAEQLGSDFLIECDVADMVELDKTFATLAERWPTIDFVVHAIGFSDKNELRGGYVDTSLDNFLMTMNISVYSFVAVAKRASAMMPNGGSLLTLSYYGAEKVIPHYNVMGVAKAALETSVQYLAVDLGRDNIRVNAISAGPIKTLAASGIGDFRLILKWNELNSPLKRNVTIEDVGGAGLYLLSDLASGVTGETHHVDAGYNVIGMKAEDAPDIALV is encoded by the coding sequence GTGACGGAATTGATGGCAGGTAAGCGCGGACTGATCATGGGACTAGCCAATGATCGTTCGCTGGCATGGGGAATCGCAAAGCAACTGCACGCGCATGGCGCCGAACTGGCGTTCAGCTACCAGGGCGAGGCGCTGGAAAAGCGGGTGCGGCCGCTCGCCGAGCAGCTGGGCAGCGATTTCCTGATCGAATGCGACGTGGCGGACATGGTCGAGCTGGACAAGACCTTCGCGACGCTGGCGGAGCGCTGGCCGACGATCGATTTCGTGGTCCATGCGATCGGCTTTTCGGACAAGAACGAGCTGCGCGGCGGCTATGTCGACACGAGCCTCGACAATTTCCTGATGACGATGAACATCAGCGTCTATTCGTTCGTCGCGGTAGCGAAGCGGGCGAGCGCGATGATGCCGAACGGCGGGTCGCTGCTGACGCTCAGCTATTATGGCGCCGAGAAGGTGATCCCGCATTACAATGTGATGGGCGTCGCCAAGGCCGCGCTGGAGACCAGCGTCCAGTATCTCGCAGTCGATCTGGGCCGCGACAATATCCGCGTCAACGCGATCTCGGCAGGCCCGATCAAGACGCTCGCCGCATCGGGCATCGGCGATTTCCGGCTGATCCTGAAGTGGAACGAGCTGAATTCGCCGCTGAAGCGCAACGTGACGATCGAGGATGTCGGCGGCGCCGGGCTGTATTTGCTCAGCGACCTGGCGAGCGGCGTGACCGGCGAGACGCACCATGTCGATGCGGGGTATAATGTGATCGGGATGAAGGCCGAGGACGCACCGGATATCGCGCTGGTTTAA
- a CDS encoding crotonase/enoyl-CoA hydratase family protein, with product MEPRITLTVTDGIADVRLARPDKLNALDPAMFAGIIDAIAQLGATPGLRCVVLSGEGRGFCAGLDMASMANAGSGTDLAVRTHGVANDYQQVAWGWRMLAVPVIAAVHGMAFGGGLQIASGADIRIAAPGTRFSVMELKWGIVPDMAGYALWRRCVRDDVLRELIYTAREFDAAEAQALGFVTRIADDPHQEAMALAKAIAGRNPHAIRAAKRLTNQDGDAAAILAAESDEQAALLRTPNQIEAVMANMQKRAPTFTD from the coding sequence ATGGAACCTCGCATAACCCTGACCGTCACCGACGGCATTGCCGATGTCCGGCTGGCGCGGCCGGACAAGCTCAATGCGCTCGATCCGGCGATGTTCGCCGGGATCATCGACGCGATCGCGCAGCTGGGCGCGACGCCGGGGCTGCGCTGCGTGGTGCTGTCGGGCGAGGGGCGCGGCTTTTGCGCGGGGCTCGACATGGCGAGCATGGCGAATGCCGGGTCGGGCACCGATTTGGCGGTGCGGACCCATGGCGTCGCCAATGACTATCAGCAGGTCGCCTGGGGCTGGCGCATGCTGGCGGTGCCGGTGATCGCGGCGGTGCACGGCATGGCGTTTGGCGGCGGGCTCCAGATCGCCAGCGGGGCGGATATCCGCATCGCCGCGCCGGGCACGCGGTTCTCGGTGATGGAGCTCAAATGGGGGATCGTCCCCGACATGGCGGGCTATGCGCTGTGGCGCCGATGCGTGCGCGACGACGTGCTGCGCGAACTGATCTATACCGCGCGCGAATTCGATGCGGCGGAGGCGCAGGCGCTGGGCTTCGTCACGCGCATCGCCGACGACCCGCATCAAGAGGCGATGGCGCTGGCGAAGGCGATTGCGGGGCGCAACCCGCACGCGATCCGCGCCGCCAAGCGGCTCACCAACCAGGATGGCGACGCCGCCGCGATCCTCGCCGCCGAGAGCGACGAACAGGCTGCGCTGCTGCGCACCCCCAACCAGATCGAGGCGGTGATGGCCAATATGCAGAAGCGCGCGCCCACTTTCACCGACTGA
- a CDS encoding PAS domain-containing protein, with protein MLTSSGGLRIAGRMGAALRFLDHGGEMARRIRAQDWAATPFGPIEGWPQPLRFALGVALGSSFPSAIYWGPDFRLLYNDAWAPIPAERHPWALGRPGAEVWADIWHLVGPQMEHVMATGEGLSLFDQMLPIERDGSAQETWWNYSFTPIRDEHGVVVGVLNQGSETTRVVLAERARVAEVERLRDLFQQAPGAVALLHGPDHVFEIANAAYLELIGRDDVIGKSVAEALPEVREQGFVALLDRVFAEGEAYRGTGVPIQLARGHGAPLETRMLDFVYQPIRGAGGGTSDIFVQVTDVTERVAAEEALRRSEERLQLALNASTGIGTWDWDAETGRITGDARFARLFGMRPERLAQGRSFRGVLPLIHPDDRALLRTAVRAAIRDGAPLSVEIQVFRADGAVRWLLMQGRAIHDAEGRPVRFPGVSFDITERKAAEDAARATAAELREATETQAFIYALAERQRALDTPDAVMRHTAEALARQLGAARVGFYRVIDERMILFGPCAVTGDMPLLSGTADVAGVGEAAIATYRAGRTLVVADTAQAEGIGEDIPSRAAAAIGVPLVRGGHWVATLYVNEPRPHIWTAEEIAFVEAVAEISWDAVERALALVALRDSEEKFRAIANSIDQTIWSTQPDGYHDYYNDRWYEYTGVPYGSTDGAGWNDVFHPEDQAHARRLWTACLATGDTYHIEYRLRHHSGAYRWVLGRAKPVRDDSGRITRWFGTCTDIQDIVDAREVLARSREELEGLVQERTAQLMAAEEQLRQAQKMEAVGQLTGGIAHDFNNMLAVVIGGLDLLERRLAQGNTDVERYVTAARDGATRAAALTQRLLAFSRQQPLAPAPIDVNEMIDGMVELLVRTIGEGVTVETRLPAALPLAMADRNQLENVVLNLSVNARDAMPEGGTLSIATAQVTLDAGSARALDLAPGDYLRIAVTDTGSGMPPEVAARAFDPFFTTKGVGKGTGLGLSQVFGFARQSGGAVAIDTEAGRGTTVLLYLPPHRGAAPLVARADTPRTAPRARAGESVMVVEDEERVRSYSIEALRELGYFVIDARDGREALRLIDRGQRVSLLFTDVVMPEMTGRELAARARAKLPGLKVLLTSGYAPDVAGAEDESILAKPFDIDTLAVRIRAELDR; from the coding sequence TTGTTGACTTCGTCCGGCGGGTTACGCATCGCTGGCCGGATGGGCGCCGCGCTGAGATTCCTGGATCATGGCGGCGAGATGGCCCGGCGGATTCGCGCGCAGGACTGGGCGGCGACCCCCTTCGGCCCGATCGAGGGCTGGCCCCAGCCGCTGCGCTTCGCGCTCGGCGTCGCGCTCGGCTCCAGCTTCCCCAGCGCGATCTATTGGGGCCCGGATTTCCGCCTGCTCTACAACGACGCCTGGGCGCCGATCCCCGCCGAGCGCCACCCCTGGGCGCTCGGCCGGCCCGGCGCCGAGGTCTGGGCCGATATCTGGCATCTGGTCGGCCCCCAGATGGAGCATGTCATGGCGACCGGGGAGGGGCTTTCGCTGTTCGACCAGATGCTGCCGATCGAGCGCGACGGCAGCGCGCAGGAGACCTGGTGGAACTACAGCTTCACGCCGATCCGCGACGAGCATGGCGTGGTGGTCGGCGTGCTCAACCAGGGCAGCGAGACCACGCGCGTCGTGCTCGCCGAACGCGCGCGCGTCGCGGAGGTCGAGCGGCTGCGCGACCTGTTCCAGCAGGCGCCGGGCGCCGTGGCGTTGCTGCACGGCCCCGACCATGTCTTCGAAATCGCCAATGCGGCCTATCTCGAGCTGATCGGCCGCGACGACGTGATCGGAAAGTCGGTCGCGGAAGCCTTGCCCGAAGTGCGCGAACAGGGCTTCGTCGCCTTGCTCGACCGCGTCTTCGCCGAGGGCGAGGCCTATCGCGGCACCGGGGTCCCGATCCAGCTCGCGCGCGGCCATGGCGCGCCGCTCGAGACGCGGATGCTGGATTTCGTGTATCAGCCGATCCGCGGCGCCGGGGGCGGGACCAGCGACATCTTCGTCCAGGTCACCGACGTGACCGAGCGCGTCGCCGCCGAGGAAGCGCTCCGCCGCAGCGAGGAGCGGCTGCAACTGGCGCTCAATGCCTCGACCGGCATCGGCACCTGGGACTGGGACGCGGAGACTGGGCGGATCACCGGCGATGCACGGTTCGCGCGGCTGTTCGGAATGCGCCCCGAACGCCTTGCCCAGGGGCGATCGTTTCGCGGCGTGCTCCCGCTGATCCACCCCGACGACCGCGCGCTGCTGCGCACTGCGGTCCGCGCCGCGATCCGCGACGGCGCGCCGCTCTCGGTCGAGATCCAGGTCTTTCGCGCCGATGGCGCGGTGCGCTGGCTGCTGATGCAGGGGCGCGCGATCCACGACGCGGAGGGCAGGCCGGTGCGCTTCCCCGGCGTCAGCTTCGACATCACCGAGCGCAAGGCCGCGGAGGACGCAGCGCGCGCCACCGCCGCCGAACTGCGCGAGGCGACCGAGACCCAGGCGTTCATCTATGCCCTGGCCGAACGCCAGCGCGCGCTCGACACGCCCGACGCGGTGATGCGCCACACCGCCGAGGCGCTCGCGCGGCAACTGGGCGCGGCGCGAGTCGGCTTTTATCGCGTGATCGACGAGCGGATGATTCTGTTCGGCCCGTGCGCGGTCACCGGCGATATGCCGTTGCTCTCGGGCACGGCGGACGTCGCGGGCGTCGGCGAAGCGGCGATCGCGACCTATCGCGCGGGGCGGACGCTGGTCGTCGCCGATACCGCACAGGCGGAGGGGATCGGCGAGGACATCCCCTCCCGCGCCGCCGCCGCGATCGGCGTGCCTTTGGTCCGCGGCGGGCATTGGGTGGCGACGCTCTATGTCAACGAACCCCGCCCCCACATATGGACCGCGGAGGAAATCGCATTTGTCGAGGCGGTCGCGGAGATTTCGTGGGACGCCGTCGAACGCGCGCTCGCGCTCGTCGCGCTGCGCGACAGCGAAGAGAAATTCCGCGCGATCGCCAATTCGATCGACCAGACGATCTGGTCGACCCAGCCCGATGGCTATCACGATTATTATAATGATCGCTGGTATGAATATACCGGCGTTCCCTATGGCTCGACCGACGGCGCCGGGTGGAACGACGTGTTCCACCCCGAGGACCAGGCGCATGCCCGGAGGCTGTGGACCGCATGCCTCGCGACCGGCGACACCTATCACATCGAATATCGGCTGCGGCACCATAGCGGCGCCTATCGCTGGGTGCTGGGCCGCGCCAAGCCGGTGCGCGACGATTCGGGGCGGATCACGCGCTGGTTCGGCACCTGCACCGATATCCAGGACATCGTCGATGCCCGCGAAGTGCTGGCCCGCTCGCGCGAGGAGCTGGAGGGGCTGGTCCAGGAACGCACCGCGCAGCTGATGGCCGCCGAGGAGCAGCTCCGCCAGGCGCAGAAGATGGAGGCGGTCGGCCAGCTGACCGGCGGCATCGCGCACGACTTCAACAATATGCTCGCGGTGGTGATCGGCGGGCTCGACCTGCTCGAACGCCGGCTGGCGCAGGGCAACACCGATGTCGAACGCTACGTCACCGCCGCGCGCGACGGCGCCACTCGCGCCGCGGCGCTGACCCAGCGGCTGCTCGCCTTTTCGCGCCAGCAACCGCTGGCCCCCGCGCCGATCGACGTCAACGAGATGATCGACGGGATGGTCGAGCTGCTCGTCCGCACGATCGGCGAGGGCGTCACCGTCGAGACCCGGCTTCCCGCCGCGCTGCCGCTGGCAATGGCCGACCGCAACCAGCTCGAGAATGTCGTGCTCAATCTCTCGGTCAACGCGCGCGACGCGATGCCCGAGGGGGGCACGCTGTCGATCGCCACGGCGCAGGTGACGCTCGACGCCGGATCGGCGCGCGCGCTCGATCTTGCGCCGGGGGACTATCTTCGGATCGCGGTGACCGACACGGGCAGCGGCATGCCACCCGAGGTTGCCGCGCGCGCCTTCGACCCCTTCTTCACCACCAAGGGCGTCGGCAAGGGCACCGGGCTGGGGCTCAGCCAGGTGTTCGGCTTTGCCCGCCAGTCGGGCGGCGCCGTCGCGATCGATACCGAGGCGGGGCGCGGCACCACCGTATTGCTGTACCTGCCCCCGCATCGCGGCGCCGCGCCGCTGGTCGCGCGCGCGGACACGCCGCGCACCGCCCCGCGCGCGCGCGCGGGCGAATCGGTGATGGTGGTCGAGGACGAGGAGCGCGTCCGCAGCTATTCGATCGAAGCCCTGCGCGAGCTCGGCTATTTCGTGATCGACGCGCGCGACGGGCGCGAGGCGCTCCGCCTGATCGATCGCGGCCAGCGCGTGTCGCTGCTGTTCACCGATGTCGTGATGCCCGAGATGACCGGGCGCGAACTGGCCGCCCGCGCGCGCGCCAAGCTGCCGGGGCTGAAGGTGCTGCTCACCAGCGGCTATGCCCCCGATGTCGCGGGTGCCGAGGACGAATCGATCCTCGCCAAGCCGTTCGACATCGATACGCTCGCGGTGCGGATCCGCGCCGAACTGGATCGCTGA
- a CDS encoding endonuclease domain-containing protein, which yields MSRTRYTEGDGTIDRARQLRRDSTPAEQVLWSVLRGSALDGHKFRRQQRLGPFFGDFVCQAARLVVEADGETHAGEEARQSDARRTAYLEREGYRVLRFSNADIATNLEGVAAVIRAALAPSPSHAPLARGPLPLPRGERGL from the coding sequence GTGAGCAGGACGCGCTATACCGAAGGCGACGGGACCATCGATCGCGCACGGCAGTTGCGCAGGGATTCGACACCCGCAGAGCAGGTGCTGTGGTCCGTCCTTCGCGGCTCGGCGCTTGACGGGCACAAATTCCGCCGCCAGCAGCGCCTTGGTCCCTTTTTCGGCGACTTTGTGTGCCAGGCGGCCCGTCTTGTCGTCGAGGCCGACGGGGAAACCCACGCGGGCGAAGAGGCAAGGCAAAGCGACGCGCGACGCACTGCGTATCTGGAACGGGAAGGGTATCGAGTGCTGCGGTTTAGCAATGCGGACATAGCGACGAATCTGGAGGGAGTGGCAGCCGTCATCCGCGCTGCGCTCGCACCCTCACCCTCCCACGCGCCTTTGGCGCGCGGGCCCCTCCCTCTCCCTCGGGGGGAGAGGGGTTTATGA
- a CDS encoding fumarylacetoacetate hydrolase family protein, producing the protein MKLASLKHGRDGKLVVVSNDLAWCADASAIAPTLQAALDAWDRVAGDLANLATDLEHEAIPMMRFHERLAAAPLPRAYQWADGSAYVNHVALVRQARGAEMPDSFWHDPLMYQGGSDGFLGPRDAIPLRDEAWGCDLEAEVVVVTGDVPLGATRDEALAAIRLVGLTNDVSLRNLIPGELAKGFGFFQSKPASAFSPVFVTPDTLGDRWQDGKLVGTLMVDLNGKPFGRADAGADMTFDFGTLIAHAAKTRALGAGTIIGSGTVSNRDADGGPGKPIAEGGLGYCCIAEVRTVETILRGAPETPFLKAGDTVRIWAEDERHHPIFGTIEQTVEAG; encoded by the coding sequence ATGAAACTGGCCAGCCTGAAGCACGGCCGCGACGGCAAGCTCGTCGTGGTGTCGAACGACCTGGCGTGGTGCGCCGATGCGAGCGCGATCGCGCCGACGCTCCAGGCCGCACTCGACGCGTGGGACCGCGTCGCGGGCGACCTCGCCAACCTCGCCACCGACCTTGAGCATGAAGCGATCCCGATGATGCGCTTTCACGAGCGGCTGGCGGCGGCGCCATTGCCGCGCGCCTATCAATGGGCCGATGGCTCGGCCTATGTGAACCATGTCGCGCTGGTGCGGCAGGCGCGCGGGGCGGAGATGCCCGACAGCTTCTGGCACGATCCGCTGATGTACCAGGGCGGCTCCGACGGCTTCCTGGGGCCGCGCGACGCGATCCCGCTGCGCGACGAGGCCTGGGGATGCGACCTTGAGGCCGAAGTCGTGGTGGTGACCGGCGACGTGCCGCTGGGCGCGACGCGCGACGAGGCGCTGGCGGCGATCCGGCTGGTCGGGCTGACCAACGATGTGTCGCTGCGCAACCTGATCCCGGGCGAGCTGGCCAAGGGCTTCGGCTTCTTCCAGTCCAAGCCCGCGAGCGCATTCTCGCCGGTGTTCGTGACGCCCGACACGCTGGGCGATCGCTGGCAGGACGGCAAGCTGGTCGGCACGCTGATGGTCGACCTCAACGGCAAGCCCTTTGGCCGCGCCGATGCCGGCGCCGACATGACCTTCGACTTCGGCACGCTGATCGCGCATGCGGCGAAGACCCGCGCGCTGGGGGCGGGGACGATCATCGGGTCGGGGACCGTATCGAACCGCGACGCCGATGGCGGCCCGGGCAAGCCGATCGCCGAGGGTGGGCTGGGCTATTGCTGCATCGCCGAGGTCCGCACCGTCGAGACGATCCTGCGCGGTGCGCCCGAAACACCCTTCCTCAAGGCGGGCGACACGGTGCGGATCTGGGCCGAGGATGAGCGGCACCACCCGATCTTCGGCACGATCGAACAGACCGTCGAGGCCGGCTGA